In the genome of Rhodoplanes sp. Z2-YC6860, one region contains:
- a CDS encoding MBL fold metallo-hydrolase — translation MTIKATTWKVGAATITRIEEQLGVTDRPLDKYFPNFERDVLNRHLDWIAPHHYDPQRDRFVTSIHSWLVRLNGLTILIDACGGNHKERPWSRRFHQLNTPYLSRLRAAGCEPEDVDMVLCTHMHADHVGWNTQLLDGRWVPTFPKAKYLFSRTDDAFWDKRKNPAMATDERHMAYEDSVLPVVQSGQAVLVDDGYDVTPRLSVEAAPGHSPGHVIFKLAEEGQRAVFCGDVIHHVLQVYAPHWTHMADEWPADAVKSRRRLLESCATNNALLFPIHFGAPHVVNIEHGPQGFSARFVQGVI, via the coding sequence ATGACGATCAAGGCCACCACATGGAAGGTCGGCGCGGCCACGATCACTCGCATCGAGGAGCAACTCGGTGTGACCGATCGGCCCTTGGACAAATACTTTCCGAACTTCGAGCGCGACGTGCTCAATCGCCATCTTGATTGGATCGCGCCGCATCACTACGACCCGCAGCGCGACCGCTTCGTGACCAGCATTCACTCCTGGCTGGTCCGGTTGAACGGCTTGACGATCCTGATCGACGCCTGCGGTGGCAACCACAAGGAACGGCCGTGGTCGCGGCGCTTTCATCAGCTCAACACGCCTTATCTTTCCCGGCTGCGCGCCGCAGGCTGCGAGCCTGAGGACGTCGACATGGTGCTCTGCACGCACATGCATGCGGACCATGTCGGCTGGAACACGCAACTCCTCGACGGGCGCTGGGTGCCGACATTTCCGAAGGCCAAGTATCTGTTCTCGCGGACCGACGACGCCTTCTGGGACAAGCGCAAGAATCCGGCGATGGCCACGGACGAGCGCCACATGGCCTATGAGGACAGCGTGCTGCCGGTCGTGCAATCGGGACAGGCCGTGCTCGTGGATGACGGTTACGACGTGACCCCCAGGCTTTCGGTCGAGGCAGCGCCTGGCCATTCGCCCGGCCATGTCATCTTCAAGCTCGCCGAAGAAGGACAGCGCGCGGTGTTTTGCGGCGACGTCATCCATCATGTGCTTCAGGTCTACGCACCGCATTGGACCCACATGGCGGATGAGTGGCCGGCCGATGCCGTGAAGTCGCGACGGCGCCTTCTGGAAAGCTGCGCCACGAACAATGCGTTGTTGTTTCCGATCCATTTCGGTGCACCGCATGTGGTCAACATCGAGCACGGGCCGCAAGGTTTTTCGGCACGCTTCGTGCAGGGAGTGATTTGA
- a CDS encoding Bug family tripartite tricarboxylate transporter substrate binding protein translates to MARRLSSVSLVLSFVLVALQGAAAQSYPTHPIRIIVLSAAGGPLDVICRAVAEKISVELKQPVVVESRTGAGGNLAADFVSKSAPDGYTLLFTLSTTLTVNPYLYKDLSFNLKPITVVNYSTQTLFVHPSLPVNNVSEFVAWAKKTGPVLYAHGGNGTSSHLVMEYFRLLAGFETSPVPYRGAASMVADFIAGQFKVSFGSTSGLLPLATAGKIRALAVSTAQRSPLAPDVPTIAESGYPGFELTTDFVLLAPGGTPDEIVSLLEREVRQAVSPAEFRDRFAKQDIWIVASTAAEAASRIKAGSALWADVVVRTGMKGE, encoded by the coding sequence ATGGCCCGACGACTATCTTCGGTTTCACTCGTCTTGAGTTTTGTATTGGTCGCGCTGCAAGGAGCCGCGGCGCAAAGCTATCCGACGCATCCGATCAGGATCATCGTGTTGTCCGCAGCGGGTGGACCGCTCGACGTGATCTGCCGCGCGGTGGCCGAAAAGATATCGGTTGAACTCAAGCAGCCGGTGGTCGTCGAGTCGCGGACCGGCGCCGGCGGAAACCTTGCGGCCGACTTCGTCAGCAAATCGGCGCCGGACGGCTATACGCTGCTGTTCACGCTCAGCACCACGCTGACCGTCAATCCGTATCTCTACAAGGACTTGAGCTTCAATCTGAAGCCGATCACCGTCGTCAACTACAGCACCCAGACTCTGTTCGTGCATCCATCGCTGCCGGTGAACAATGTCTCCGAGTTCGTCGCCTGGGCCAAGAAGACCGGTCCGGTGCTGTATGCGCATGGCGGCAACGGCACCTCGTCGCATCTGGTGATGGAGTATTTCCGGTTGCTTGCGGGTTTCGAGACGTCGCCGGTGCCCTACCGCGGCGCCGCCTCGATGGTCGCGGATTTTATCGCGGGCCAGTTCAAGGTGTCGTTCGGCTCGACCTCGGGCCTGCTGCCGCTCGCCACCGCCGGCAAGATCCGGGCGCTGGCGGTCTCGACCGCGCAGCGCTCGCCGCTCGCCCCTGACGTGCCGACCATCGCCGAGTCGGGTTATCCGGGTTTTGAGCTCACGACCGACTTCGTGCTGCTCGCGCCGGGCGGCACCCCGGACGAGATCGTATCGCTGCTCGAGCGCGAGGTCCGGCAGGCGGTCAGCCCAGCAGAGTTCAGGGATCGCTTCGCCAAGCAGGACATCTGGATCGTCGCCTCGACGGCCGCTGAGGCGGCCTCGCGTATCAAGGCCGGCTCGGCGCTATGGGCCGATGTGGTCGTGCGCACCGGCATGAAAGGCGAATAG
- a CDS encoding beta strand repeat-containing protein yields MSIISSLTPAQVAQLSTTAIQSLQTTDIAALSTSQAAALTSTQVNAMGTTDLQFLAGTQVAALSTTVVHALLTLQFDNFTTTQLSQLTSTQVSVLTAGEFNTFSTTELQAFSTTQAGAITAAQLGSLSTSALNNFSTTQIGNFTTTQVRGLTTAQLNGLNSGNVAAVALDKLTTGQVAGLNTTAIGNLSTTQVSTLVSTQVAVLTTAQIGTLTTTEVRAFSTTQAGALTAAQLGGLTTTATNNFSTTQIGALTTAQAQGLKTTQLNALSPANLDAVVLTKLTTAQVSGLNTTAVGNLTTTQVSTLTTSQIAALSASQIGTLSTTEVQAFSTTQAGAIKASQIGGLTTTAIGNFSTTQIAAFTTTQTQGLTTTQLNGISSANLDALDLNELSTAQTAGLNTTAIGNLTTTQVSTLTSTQVAALSTAQIGTLSTTEVQAFSTTQANALTAAQLGGLSTTALNHFSTTQVAALTTTQVQGLKTTQLNGLSTANLDAVVLTKLTTAQVSGLSTTAVGNLTTTQVASLTSTQVGALSTAQIGTLSTTEVQAFSTTQANSLTAAQLGGLTTTGLNNFSTTQITAFTTTQVQGLKTTQLNGLTTANLDAVSVAKLTTAQVSGLNTTAIGNLTTTQVSTLTTTQVASLSAAQLGALSTTEVQAFSTTQAGAITAAQIGALGTASANFSTTQLAALTTTQARGLTTTQLNLMAQFALADFNVLDASKLSTTQVAGLNTTAVGNLTTTQVSTLTTSQIAALSAAQIGTLSTTEVRAFSTTQAGAITAAQLGALSTTAIGNFSTTQLTALTTTQTRGLTTTQLNGLTAANLDALDANEFSTQQTAGLNTTAIGNLTTTQVSTLTSTQVGALSTAQIGTLSTTELQSFSTTQAGAFTAAQLGGLTTTGLNNFSTTQVAAFTTAQVQGLKTTQLNGLTTANLDAISVAKLTTAQVSGLSTTAINNLTTTQVAALGTTQVAALTTAQFGTLTTTEVRAFSTTQAGAITASQLGGLTTTGVGNFSTTQLAALTTTQTRGLTTTQLNGLTIANLNALDANELSTQQIAGLNTTAIGNLTTTQVSALTSTQIAAFTTSQLGSLSTTEIQGFSTTVAASLTASQLGGLTTTGLNNFSTTQIAAFTTTQVQGLKTTQLNGLSATNLDAVSVAKLTTAQVSGLNTTAIGNLTTTQVAAFATTQVAGLSAAQIGTLSTTEVRAFSTTQAGAITAAQLGALSTTAIGNFSTTQLAALTTTQTRGLTTAQLNGLTAANLDALDLNEFSTQQTAGLNTTAIGNLTTTQVSTLTTTQVASLTAAQIGTLSTTEVRAFSTTQAGALTASQLGGLSTTGVGNFSTTQIAAFTTTQTRGLTTTQLNGLTIANLNALDANEFSTQQIAGLNTTAIGNLTTTQVSALTSTQIAAFTTSQLGSLSTTEIQGFSTTVAASLTASQLGGLTTTGLNNFSTTQIAAFTTTQVQGLKTTQLNGLTTANIDAVSVTKLTTAQVTGLTSTAIGNLTTTQVSTLTSTQVGALNATQIGTLTTTEVRAFSTTQAGAITAAQLGSLTTTAIGNFSTTQLAALTTTQTQGLTTTQLNGLTAANLDALDANEFSTQQTAGLSTTAIGNLTTTQVSTLTSTQVAALSTAQIGTLSTTEVQTFSTTQAGALTAAQLGGLSTTALNNFSTTQVAALTTAQVQGLKTTQLNGLSTANLDAVSVAKLTTAQVSGLSTTAVNNLTTTQVSTLTSTQVASLNAAQIGTLTTTEVRAFSTTQAGAITAAQIGGLTTTAIGNFSTTQLAALTTTQTQGLTTTQLNALSAGNLDALDANEFSTQQTAGLNTTAIGNLTTTQVSTLTTAQVAALSTAQIGTLSTTEIQAFSTTQAGALTAAQLGGLSTTALNNFSTTQVAAFTTTQVQGLTTTQLNGLTATNLDAVAVAKLKTSQVSGLSTTAVGNLTTTQVAALATTQVASLSAAQIGTLSTTEVRAFSTTQAGAITAAQLGALSTTAIGNFSTTQLAALTTTQTQGFTTTQLNGLTAANLDALDVNEFATGQVSGLSTTAVGNLTTTQVSTLTAAQVGVLSTAQIGTLNTTELQAFSTTQANAITATQLGGLTTTAVNNFSSTQVAAFSTAQVQGLTTTQLNNLSTANLDAVAVTKLTTAQVSGLSTTAIGSLTTTQVSTLTSTQVGTLTAAQIGTLSTTEVRAFSTTQAGAITAAQLGALSTTAIGNFSTTQLAALTTTQTQGFTTTQLNGLTAANLDALDLNEFSTGQVGGLSTTAVGNLTTTQVSTLTTAQVAALSTAQIGTLSTTEIQAFSTTQAGALTAVQLGGLTNAALGSFSTTQLTAFTTAQSQGLTTGQLNALSATNLNALDANELSTAQVSGLTTTAVSNLTTTQVSSLTSAQIGALGTSQAATLTTTEFAAFTTTQAGALTANQIGALSTGKFAALTSTTGIPALSTAAIAGITTQDIYALSTQQGHAFTSTQIAVMSSDQLSALVDLLT; encoded by the coding sequence ATGTCTATCATTTCGTCGCTGACACCCGCGCAGGTTGCGCAGCTTTCGACCACTGCCATCCAGAGTCTGCAAACCACCGACATCGCTGCGCTGTCCACGTCGCAGGCCGCGGCATTGACCTCGACGCAGGTCAACGCGATGGGGACGACCGATCTCCAGTTTCTTGCGGGCACCCAGGTCGCTGCGTTGTCGACCACGGTGGTTCACGCGCTGCTCACACTGCAGTTCGATAACTTCACCACCACCCAGCTCAGCCAGCTCACCTCAACTCAGGTCTCGGTCCTCACCGCTGGCGAGTTCAACACGTTCAGCACCACCGAACTGCAGGCTTTCAGCACGACGCAGGCCGGCGCGATTACGGCCGCCCAGCTCGGCAGCCTTTCGACCTCCGCGCTCAACAACTTCTCGACCACCCAGATCGGCAATTTCACGACCACACAGGTCCGGGGCCTGACCACCGCGCAGCTCAACGGTCTCAACAGCGGAAACGTCGCCGCTGTCGCCCTCGACAAGCTGACCACGGGCCAGGTCGCTGGCCTCAACACGACTGCGATCGGCAATCTTTCGACCACGCAGGTCTCGACGCTGGTCTCGACGCAGGTCGCGGTGCTGACGACGGCACAGATCGGCACCCTGACCACGACCGAGGTGCGCGCGTTCAGCACCACGCAGGCTGGCGCTCTCACGGCGGCCCAGCTCGGCGGGCTGACCACCACCGCGACCAACAACTTCTCGACCACGCAGATTGGCGCGCTGACCACGGCGCAGGCCCAGGGCCTGAAGACCACTCAGCTCAATGCGCTGTCGCCCGCAAACCTCGATGCGGTGGTGCTGACCAAGCTGACCACGGCACAGGTCTCCGGTCTGAACACGACCGCGGTCGGCAACCTGACTACCACACAGGTCTCGACGTTGACCACGAGCCAGATCGCGGCGCTGAGCGCCTCGCAGATCGGCACGTTGAGCACCACCGAGGTGCAGGCCTTCAGCACCACGCAGGCTGGAGCCATCAAAGCGTCCCAGATCGGCGGCCTGACCACGACCGCGATCGGCAACTTCTCGACCACGCAGATTGCGGCCTTCACCACGACCCAAACCCAGGGTCTGACCACCACGCAGCTCAACGGCATTTCGAGCGCCAACCTCGACGCGCTCGATCTCAACGAGCTTTCGACGGCGCAGACCGCCGGCCTGAACACCACCGCGATCGGCAACCTGACCACCACGCAGGTCTCGACGCTGACCTCGACGCAGGTCGCGGCGCTCAGCACCGCCCAGATCGGCACGCTGAGCACCACCGAAGTCCAGGCCTTCAGCACCACGCAGGCCAACGCTCTCACGGCGGCCCAGCTCGGCGGCCTGAGCACCACGGCACTGAACCACTTCTCGACCACGCAGGTCGCGGCGCTGACCACCACGCAGGTGCAGGGCCTGAAGACCACGCAGCTCAATGGGCTCTCGACCGCCAATCTCGACGCGGTGGTGCTGACCAAGCTGACGACGGCTCAGGTCTCGGGTTTGAGCACGACGGCGGTCGGCAATCTGACCACGACGCAGGTCGCGAGCCTGACCTCGACCCAGGTCGGCGCGCTGAGCACCGCCCAGATCGGCACGCTGTCGACGACCGAAGTGCAGGCCTTCAGCACCACGCAGGCCAATTCGCTCACCGCGGCGCAACTTGGCGGCCTGACCACCACCGGCCTCAACAACTTCTCGACCACGCAGATCACGGCCTTCACCACGACGCAGGTCCAGGGTCTGAAGACCACGCAGCTCAACGGCCTCACGACGGCGAACCTTGACGCCGTCTCGGTGGCGAAGCTCACCACCGCGCAGGTTTCGGGTCTCAACACCACGGCGATTGGCAACCTGACCACGACGCAGGTCTCGACGCTGACCACGACCCAGGTCGCGTCGCTGAGCGCCGCGCAGCTCGGCGCCCTGTCCACGACCGAGGTGCAAGCCTTCAGCACCACCCAGGCCGGCGCCATTACGGCGGCGCAGATTGGGGCCCTGGGCACCGCGTCGGCCAACTTCTCGACCACGCAGCTCGCGGCGCTGACCACGACCCAGGCCCGCGGCCTGACCACGACCCAGCTCAACCTTATGGCCCAGTTCGCCCTGGCTGACTTCAACGTGCTCGATGCCAGCAAGCTCTCGACCACGCAGGTGGCGGGCCTCAACACCACCGCGGTCGGCAACCTGACCACGACGCAGGTCTCGACGCTGACCACGAGCCAGATCGCGGCGCTGAGCGCGGCCCAGATCGGCACGCTCTCCACCACCGAGGTGCGCGCGTTCTCGACCACCCAGGCCGGCGCCATCACTGCGGCCCAGCTTGGCGCTCTCAGCACCACGGCGATCGGCAACTTCTCGACCACGCAGCTCACCGCTCTGACCACGACCCAGACTCGCGGTCTGACCACCACACAGCTCAACGGTCTCACCGCCGCCAACCTCGATGCACTCGACGCCAACGAGTTCTCCACCCAGCAGACCGCTGGCCTGAACACCACGGCGATCGGCAATCTGACCACCACGCAGGTCTCGACGCTGACCTCGACCCAGGTCGGCGCACTCAGCACCGCTCAGATCGGTACGCTCAGCACAACCGAGCTCCAGTCCTTCAGCACCACGCAGGCCGGCGCGTTCACCGCCGCTCAGCTTGGCGGGCTGACCACCACCGGCCTCAACAATTTCTCGACCACACAAGTCGCAGCCTTCACCACCGCGCAGGTCCAGGGCCTCAAGACCACGCAGCTCAACGGCCTCACGACAGCGAACCTTGACGCCATCTCGGTGGCGAAGCTGACGACCGCGCAAGTCTCGGGTCTGAGCACCACCGCGATCAACAATCTCACGACCACCCAGGTCGCAGCGCTGGGCACCACCCAGGTCGCGGCTCTGACCACGGCGCAATTCGGCACGCTGACCACGACCGAGGTGCGGGCTTTCAGCACCACCCAGGCCGGCGCGATCACGGCGTCGCAGCTTGGCGGTCTGACGACGACGGGGGTCGGCAATTTCTCGACCACCCAACTCGCGGCTCTGACCACGACCCAGACCCGCGGCCTGACCACCACGCAGCTCAACGGGCTTACGATCGCGAACCTCAATGCGCTCGACGCCAATGAGCTCTCGACCCAGCAGATCGCTGGCCTCAACACCACGGCGATCGGCAACCTGACCACCACGCAGGTCTCGGCGCTGACTTCGACCCAGATCGCGGCCTTCACGACGAGCCAGCTCGGGTCGCTGTCCACCACCGAGATCCAAGGCTTCTCGACGACGGTTGCCGCGTCGCTGACCGCGTCGCAACTTGGCGGCCTGACCACGACGGGTCTCAACAACTTCTCGACCACGCAGATCGCGGCCTTCACCACGACGCAGGTCCAAGGTTTGAAGACCACGCAGCTCAACGGTCTGTCCGCGACGAACCTTGATGCGGTCTCGGTGGCGAAGCTGACCACCGCGCAGGTCTCGGGTCTCAACACCACGGCGATCGGCAATCTGACCACCACACAGGTCGCGGCTTTCGCCACCACCCAGGTTGCTGGCCTCAGCGCCGCCCAGATCGGCACGTTGAGCACGACCGAGGTGCGCGCCTTCAGCACCACGCAGGCCGGCGCCATCACGGCGGCTCAGCTCGGTGCGCTCAGCACCACGGCGATCGGCAATTTCTCGACGACGCAGCTTGCGGCGCTGACCACGACCCAGACTCGTGGTCTGACCACCGCGCAGCTCAATGGCCTCACCGCGGCGAACCTCGACGCGCTCGATCTCAACGAGTTCTCGACCCAGCAGACCGCTGGCCTGAACACCACGGCGATCGGCAACCTGACCACCACGCAAGTCTCGACGCTGACCACGACGCAGGTCGCGTCGCTGACCGCCGCTCAGATCGGCACGCTGAGCACGACCGAGGTCCGGGCCTTCAGCACCACGCAGGCGGGCGCTCTCACGGCGTCACAGCTTGGCGGGTTGAGCACGACGGGGGTCGGCAACTTCTCGACCACGCAGATCGCGGCCTTCACCACGACTCAGACCCGCGGTCTGACCACCACGCAGCTCAACGGGCTCACGATCGCGAACCTCAACGCGCTCGACGCCAACGAGTTCTCGACCCAGCAGATCGCAGGCCTGAACACCACGGCGATCGGCAATCTGACGACCACGCAGGTCTCGGCGCTGACCTCGACCCAGATCGCGGCTTTCACCACGAGCCAGCTCGGGTCGCTGTCCACCACCGAGATCCAGGGCTTCTCGACGACGGTCGCGGCCTCGTTGACCGCCTCGCAGCTTGGCGGCCTGACCACGACGGGTCTCAATAACTTCTCGACCACGCAGATCGCGGCCTTCACCACGACTCAGGTCCAGGGTCTGAAGACCACGCAGCTCAACGGTCTCACGACGGCGAATATCGACGCTGTCTCGGTGACCAAGCTGACGACGGCACAGGTTACGGGCCTGACCAGCACGGCGATCGGCAATCTGACCACCACGCAGGTCTCGACGCTGACGTCGACGCAGGTGGGGGCGCTCAACGCGACCCAGATCGGCACGTTGACCACGACCGAAGTGCGCGCGTTCAGCACCACCCAGGCCGGTGCCATCACGGCGGCCCAGCTCGGCAGCCTGACGACGACTGCGATCGGCAACTTCTCGACGACGCAACTCGCGGCGCTGACCACGACCCAGACCCAGGGTCTGACGACGACGCAGCTCAACGGGCTCACCGCCGCCAACCTCGATGCACTCGACGCCAACGAGTTCTCGACGCAGCAGACCGCTGGCCTGAGCACCACGGCGATCGGCAACCTGACCACCACGCAGGTCTCGACGCTGACCTCGACCCAGGTTGCGGCTCTGAGCACCGCCCAGATCGGCACGCTGAGCACGACTGAAGTGCAGACCTTCTCGACCACCCAGGCCGGCGCACTCACGGCGGCCCAGCTTGGCGGCCTGAGCACCACGGCGCTGAACAACTTCTCGACCACGCAGGTCGCGGCGTTGACCACGGCGCAGGTGCAAGGTCTCAAGACCACGCAGCTCAACGGGCTCTCGACCGCCAATCTCGACGCTGTCTCAGTGGCGAAGCTGACGACCGCCCAGGTCTCGGGTCTGAGCACCACGGCGGTCAACAATCTGACCACCACGCAGGTCTCGACGCTGACCTCGACCCAGGTCGCATCGCTCAATGCAGCGCAAATCGGGACGCTGACCACCACCGAGGTGCGCGCCTTCAGCACCACGCAGGCTGGCGCCATCACGGCGGCCCAGATCGGCGGTCTCACCACGACGGCGATCGGCAACTTCTCGACCACGCAGCTCGCCGCGCTGACCACGACCCAGACCCAGGGTCTGACGACGACGCAGCTCAACGCGCTGTCGGCGGGCAATCTCGATGCACTTGACGCCAACGAGTTCTCGACCCAGCAGACCGCTGGCCTGAACACCACGGCGATCGGCAACCTGACCACCACGCAGGTCTCGACGCTCACCACGGCCCAGGTCGCGGCACTCAGCACCGCCCAGATCGGCACGCTGAGCACGACCGAGATCCAGGCCTTCAGCACCACCCAGGCTGGCGCGCTCACCGCCGCTCAGCTTGGCGGTCTGAGCACCACGGCGTTGAACAACTTCTCGACCACGCAGGTCGCGGCCTTCACCACGACGCAGGTCCAGGGTCTCACCACGACCCAGCTCAATGGCCTCACGGCTACCAACCTCGATGCGGTGGCTGTCGCGAAGCTGAAGACCAGCCAGGTCTCGGGTCTCAGCACCACGGCGGTCGGCAACCTGACCACCACACAGGTCGCGGCCTTAGCCACGACCCAGGTTGCATCGCTGAGCGCCGCTCAGATCGGCACGCTGAGCACCACCGAGGTGAGGGCCTTCAGCACCACCCAGGCCGGCGCCATCACGGCGGCCCAGCTCGGTGCGCTCAGCACCACGGCGATCGGCAACTTCTCGACCACGCAGCTCGCCGCGCTGACCACGACGCAAACCCAGGGCTTCACGACGACGCAGCTCAACGGTCTGACCGCGGCCAACCTCGATGCGCTCGACGTCAACGAGTTCGCGACCGGCCAAGTCTCGGGCCTCAGCACCACCGCTGTCGGCAATCTGACGACCACGCAGGTTTCGACACTGACTGCCGCCCAGGTCGGCGTACTCAGCACCGCTCAGATCGGCACGCTGAACACCACCGAACTGCAGGCCTTCTCGACCACGCAGGCCAACGCCATCACGGCGACCCAGTTGGGCGGCCTGACCACCACGGCCGTGAACAACTTCTCGAGCACGCAGGTCGCGGCGTTCAGCACGGCACAGGTCCAGGGTCTGACGACCACTCAGCTCAACAACCTGAGCACGGCGAATCTCGACGCGGTCGCGGTCACCAAGCTGACGACGGCGCAGGTCTCGGGCCTCAGCACCACGGCAATCGGCAGCCTGACCACGACCCAGGTCTCGACGCTGACCTCGACGCAGGTCGGAACGCTGACCGCGGCCCAGATCGGCACGCTGAGCACCACCGAGGTGAGGGCTTTCAGCACCACGCAGGCCGGCGCCATCACGGCGGCCCAGCTTGGCGCGCTCAGCACCACAGCGATCGGCAACTTCTCGACCACGCAGCTCGCCGCTCTCACCACGACGCAGACCCAGGGCTTCACGACCACGCAGCTCAACGGTCTGACCGCGGCCAACCTCGATGCGCTCGACCTCAACGAGTTCTCGACGGGCCAGGTCGGCGGTTTGAGCACGACCGCGGTCGGGAACCTGACCACGACGCAGGTCTCGACGCTGACCACGGCCCAGGTCGCGGCACTCAGCACCGCCCAGATCGGCACGCTGAGCACGACCGAGATCCAGGCCTTCAGCACCACCCAGGCCGGCGCGCTCACCGCCGTGCAGCTTGGCGGCCTGACGAACGCGGCGCTCGGCAGCTTCTCGACGACGCAACTCACGGCCTTCACGACGGCGCAGTCGCAAGGACTGACCACGGGCCAGCTCAACGCGCTGTCCGCCACCAACCTGAACGCGCTCGATGCCAACGAGCTGTCGACCGCGCAGGTCTCGGGCCTGACCACCACGGCGGTCTCCAACCTGACCACCACGCAGGTCAGCAGCTTGACCAGCGCTCAGATCGGCGCGCTGGGCACCTCGCAGGCCGCCACGCTGACGACGACAGAGTTCGCGGCCTTCACCACGACCCAGGCTGGCGCGTTGACCGCCAACCAGATCGGAGCGCTCTCCACCGGCAAGTTTGCCGCGCTGACGAGCACCACCGGCATCCCGGCTCTGAGCACGGCTGCGATCGCAGGCATCACGACCCAGGATATCTACGCACTGTCCACCCAGCAGGGTCATGCCTTCACGTCGACACAGATCGCTGTGATGAGCTCCGACCAGCTCAGCGCCCTGGTGGATCTGTTGACCTAG